A genomic stretch from Haloarchaeobius amylolyticus includes:
- a CDS encoding winged helix-turn-helix transcriptional regulator, producing the protein MGERGEVDEQKRATLRRFAAVGAASPFARFTDDDDTGESDVRDAIAGYLAATPGAHFSKLRDDLQLGTGETQHHLRRLVDGGAVEVHRDGDYKRLYPATQFSEFEKTALGYLRRDTPRGMLVELLRDPDATGSALAEALGVSRPTVSKYAKELEAAGLLSREDGYRVERPETVLLLVVRYADSFDANAARLAGEADELVTFGR; encoded by the coding sequence ATGGGCGAACGCGGGGAGGTCGACGAGCAGAAACGCGCCACGTTACGGCGCTTCGCCGCGGTCGGTGCGGCGAGCCCGTTCGCTCGTTTTACGGACGACGACGACACCGGCGAGAGCGACGTGCGCGACGCCATCGCCGGCTACCTCGCCGCGACGCCCGGCGCCCACTTCTCGAAGCTCCGTGACGACCTGCAACTCGGCACGGGGGAGACCCAGCACCACCTGCGTCGGCTGGTCGACGGCGGCGCGGTCGAGGTCCACCGCGACGGCGACTACAAGCGCCTCTACCCCGCCACGCAGTTCTCCGAGTTCGAGAAGACCGCCCTCGGCTACCTGCGTCGGGACACGCCCCGCGGGATGCTCGTCGAACTCCTGCGCGACCCCGACGCCACCGGCTCCGCCCTCGCGGAGGCACTGGGCGTCTCGCGTCCGACCGTGAGCAAGTACGCGAAGGAACTGGAGGCCGCCGGCCTGCTCTCGCGCGAGGACGGCTACCGGGTCGAGCGCCCCGAGACGGTGCTGTTGCTCGTGGTTCGCTACGCGGACTCCTTCGACGCCAACGCGGCACGGCTCGCCGGAGAGGCGGACGAACTGGTCACGTTCGGGCGCTGA
- a CDS encoding HTH domain-containing protein has translation MTAYPPLTIDVYLRAYAPVSAPQETVLETVRDLRDDGLVASYDVHTWPSAVRADRSTTTSRHYERFRDWAAAEDVRIDQSFVTRRDDNLFTGETTERLRTPCICLAVRQDDELAAVLPCTVADGEHVTVQSYLESLLDGVDPLGTLDLADAEAPDDEPPERELTVPNA, from the coding sequence ATGACCGCATACCCACCACTGACCATCGACGTCTACCTGCGCGCCTACGCACCAGTCTCCGCTCCGCAAGAGACGGTGCTCGAAACCGTCCGGGACCTCCGGGACGACGGTCTCGTGGCGTCGTACGACGTGCACACCTGGCCAAGCGCGGTCCGCGCTGACCGCTCGACGACCACCTCGCGCCACTACGAGCGCTTCCGCGACTGGGCGGCGGCCGAGGACGTCCGCATCGACCAGTCGTTCGTCACCCGGCGCGACGACAACCTGTTCACCGGCGAGACCACGGAGCGGCTCCGCACGCCGTGTATCTGTCTCGCGGTCCGACAGGACGACGAGCTCGCGGCGGTACTTCCCTGCACGGTCGCAGACGGCGAGCACGTGACCGTGCAATCGTATCTCGAGAGCCTGCTCGACGGTGTCGACCCGCTCGGCACCCTCGACCTCGCAGACGCAGAGGCACCCGACGACGAACCGCCAGAGCGTGAGCTCACGGTTCCGAACGCCTGA
- a CDS encoding DUF7123 family protein: MSTSSAAALDLSEKQRRILSYLREEAQTKTYFKSRLIGDDLGMTAKEVGTNMTAIQRGDFDVDVEKWGYSSSTTWKVSV, encoded by the coding sequence GCCGCCCTCGACCTGTCCGAGAAACAACGGCGGATCCTCTCGTACCTGCGCGAGGAGGCCCAGACCAAGACGTACTTCAAGTCCCGGCTCATCGGCGACGACCTCGGCATGACCGCCAAGGAGGTCGGCACCAACATGACCGCCATCCAGCGCGGCGACTTCGACGTCGACGTCGAGAAGTGGGGCTACTCCTCCTCGACCACCTGGAAGGTCTCGGTCTAG